Below is a window of Oryza brachyantha chromosome 10, ObraRS2, whole genome shotgun sequence DNA.
TTTATCTTCAGTCGAAGGTCCACCGAGCCAAGGAATGCCTAGAGAATGTGTACCAAAAGAATAATAAGCAAGATGTACCGCCTCCTTGAAATTTGCATTCCCCGAAATCATGTTTTTAGGTTTATTCTTTCCGTCTCATAACACAAGTGTACATACCAGAATTGGTGGCTGCTGTTGTATCATCACACCCTGTGGAATCAATAAGAATCAAGTGCAGCGACCTTTGTTTGTACTCGTGGAAAACTGATTTATAAGGTGTCAATAAACTCTAGCACGAAGCACGGTTATGTTCTTTTGATTTGACCTTAGGAGACAATGAAATTTCGTTTATCATCTCGTTTGCTTATCAGGAGACTGGTCTGCCAGTTAGGTTTAAACATTTGAAGTGTTGAACTTGTACTGTCCCTCTACCAATGTTTGGCATTGCAGTTCGGCTGCCGGACGGACCATCTTGAAAACCACGTTTGCATTATGCTAGTTGATCAGCTACATAATTCGGATGTGTGGTCCAAATGATCAGTCGAGCGTCAACATATTTGCCTAGAGCTGGTAGGACACAAACACATTTGTTTTGGACACATCCGTGCGTCATGCACGTTGCTTTCTGTTTGGTATATGCTATGCTTAATATCCATTCCtctgttggaaaaaaaacgtGCAAGGTGAACTGCTCAACTTCTAGAGGGTGATTGCTAGGGGTGGATAGAAAGCTTGTGGCTCgatagctcgctcgactcgtgacaaactcggctcggctcgtttcatttttctaacgagccaagctagcattttagctcgttagagataacgagccagctcgagctgtctcgtgagctgctcgcgagcctaacgagctagataAAAGATACGCGATTCGTCGgcattcattgattccaccccgaaaagcatgtgttcaatactttataggttcaccatgtgatttgttggtttaaactttaatatttagatacagtttcatatgatttacatgtttgaactgaaaatttgcttgtataatctattaaaaaattgtttaagttaacttttcatacatggctcgcgagcctaacgagctagctcgagctttgtaacgagtcgagccgagctgggtttttaactcgttacgataacgagccgagccgagtcagctcgttatcttaacgagccagaccgagccgagccgagccgactTGTTATCCACCCCTAGTGATTGCTTCGgtgatttataaaaaagtcaatcgacatatttgtaaataaaaaataatttattgataaaaattttatataggtattcttaacgatctaaatgacctaaaaataaatttaataaaaactctaaaatcaactttaaatgttaaaaatttaaattttggcttataagcagcaGCTACCGGGGGATAAGTGGATTCCAGCAAATTAAACGGTTAGAATGCTGTAGATGACCGGATTTTGACAGGACAAGTCTCATTAGCTTAGCTAGCAGTATTTCGGCATCTCAAGGGTCTAAAATTTGGCAGTTACCCCATTTGAATTTCATTCAGAAAAATACGCTCAATTTGAAGATCGGGCCGCAAATCTTTTGCGTATTACAAGGgatattttttctagttttaagTCTGGCCAAATGTATCATTCACGATTACATCAGCTTGCAATTTTCTTTCTCCGTTTCACCATTCTCAAACCGACGGCGACCTAAATCAAGAGATTTGCAAGTTGCAAACTTGCAACGATCAACATTCAGCTCAGCGTGTTTGGTCTGAAAAAGCTTTAGGGATCGTTTGTACGCTTGTAAGTACAAGTATCGTGTAGGAAACAGACCAATGGCCTGTCGCCATCCGGTCGCTTTGGCCTATTGGGTTTAGCTGCTGGCCGGTACTCTTTTGGTGGAGAAAGTTAAAAGGTTATCTGACATCTTATATCTATTTgatgatataaatgataaaattagttattactgtaaagttgaaaatctacATAGAAAGATAagttgataaacttttatatagtttttttaaaataaaaatatcgtttagtagttcgaaaAATGTGCAGGTAAAAACTGAGGAAAATATAGGAATAAActgtataaaagaaaaacacagcCAGGTGTCGTTCTGAACTAACTAACGGCAGTTGAGGTGAGCAAATCGATTGGCGCATTTCTTTGGTGATTGATTATTTGATTATCATTGATGTGTTTACCTTCTCCTCATACAAGAAGCTAATCCAAACCATGTAATCCAACTGGAGTATATACAAAGCTGCAGGTTTACTCAAAGTTATAAAACCAAATAGGAGCATTGAAAAGAAATAGTGACTTGCAGAACCAAATAGGAGTATCAGAAAAATTAACACTGTGAGTTTTTATCTTTACCAGTAAGAATACCTTTATAGCGCAGGGCCATTTGGTTTGTTATCCTACTCGTCAAATGATGGGCAAGTTTTGGTATACTAAAATGTTGATAGTGTAGAGGTTCGTTTGAAAATACACTCATTTTCTGTGATCCAGCTTCACAGACtactaaggggttgtttacgtggggctaaactttttagccccatgtcacatcggatgtttgtacactaatttaaagtattaaacatagactaataaaaaactaatttcataaatgagtggtaatccgcgagacgaattttttgagcctaattaatccataattagcaaatttttactgtagcatcacatagactaatcatgaattaattaggctcattagattcgtctcgcatagccgaagattatggatgggtttcaATAAGAGACTATGTTtgctatttataataaatgtccaaacatccgatgtgactatgtgctaaagtttagcccctagaaacaaacaccccctaaggtCGCGTTCGTTCACCCACCTAtgttaacttatctccctcgttttcTATGTGCATGTTTCCTGAActgttaaacagtgtatttttgtaaaaatgatttataaaaaagttgttttaaaaggtcatattaatatattttatatttttttaataattaataattaattaatcatgaatataatactatattttccgtGCCGGGGGCCTAAATGGTAAATAGATAGGGGGATGAAGATCATTGTAGTTCAGTACTAATTTATCTTAATTAGTAGAAGTAGTCACTTATTTTAGgaaaagaataattaatatgtttaGTGATATCCAAAGCCATCATTTTAAGAAGGGATGCATTaaacggatggatggataaaTTCATTCATAGATCTTATATACTTTCTTCGTCTAAAAAAGAACTAATTCGTAGCTGTCAGAAGACAAGCCTgtctatatttgtattaatttatatgtaggATTAGTTTTGTTGGTACGGAGGATTATTTTTGTTGGCATAAATCTCTCAATTCAAGGGAGTGTGTACATAACCACTAACAAttaggccttatttagttcccaaaatttttttcaaaaatatcacatcgaatttttgaacacctaaataaaacattaaacataaatgaatcaaaaaactaattacacatttaTGGAAGAAAcattgagacgaatcttttgagcataattagtccatgattagtcataagtgctacagtaaccaacatgtgctaatgacagattaattgggctcaaaagactcatctcgcggtttccaggctagccgtgaaattcgttttttcattcgtgtccaaaaatcccttatgacatccgatcaaacatttgacgtgacactttttctaaaaactttctcaatctaaacaccccagACCTCCTTCTTACTAAGCTGACACGTCTGGAGCTACACACAAGTACACAACCGAACTACGCAAGGAAGAATTCCACGCAGGAGGTAGGCCTCACATCTGTGGTAGGCCCCCCACATgccggaggaagaagatgacacAAAAGCCATACTGTTTCGCTGAGATTAAACATAAGAGAGATCATTTATTAACCActtaaaaatactaatttaCAAGTAAAAgttttcatatatacatattcttataacaatctaaaaacaaataccaAATAtgctaaaagaaaatttcaaaattaattctaaatttaagttttaaaatacaaaatttagcCGATGAGCACGAGCGAAAATATACGGAAACGCCACAAGAAGACGCGCACACGGTGCAGGGGGGCGAGAGGGAgggagcgacggcgcgcgggcgtTTGAGTTGTTCGCCACCTACCCTCCATTTTCATCTCTTCTTCCCCGCCCAGTCTCGCTGTCCCTCCAACAACCGGCGATCGTCGTCGACCGAGTATTCCAGTATACTATACCATACCATAGCAGCAGCGCAGAGCCGACCTCTCCCATTACCAatcctccctcctccacctcctcctcctatcTTCTCCTGCTGTGATCTCGCCGTCGTAACTCGGAAGATCAGGGAGGATCGGATCGGAGGATCGAAGATCTCGGTCtctccaagaagaagaagcagcagcagctaggaTTCGATTCGATCACGGCCAGATAGAGGTGTTCGATCcgttcgtcgccgtcgtcacaAAGGAGAGAGGTAAATTTTGTTCCCCACCTATATCGGACTCCTCGTCTCTCTCTCGTCCTCGAGATTTCTCTTCGTGTTCGTCGGTTAAATTTGGGAGCGGATTGCATGCgctgcttaattaattgctgCTGTTTACTGCTACTGCTGCACCATGGAAATGATGCGATATCCTTGGGCctattttggtttggtttttctagATATAGTGGCAtaagttaaaagtttaaactttaaaaacttaaatttagagttaattttaattaagggtttttatcttatttttcagtgtttattttatataatactaACAAGCATATAAAAGTGacattcacaaattatttttattaaaaaaccatttcatttcaaacaaaaagatatgACGGCCGGATAGATTATTGTTTTGATTGGACGTGGGCTTTTCATATGCactttgcatatattttttatatatttgatattcgtcctattaataaaatatataactattatttattttattgttattgactttacaactaaatatattttcagtatacttatatatattcgtataatataaaaaaattgaatatggAGGGAGCATGCGTGTTTGATCTAGTCGTCTCTCGTTCAAGCGTGGTTGGTTGGATAATGGTTGGTGCTGGCGTTTGAGCTGGCGCACGTCGCCCAAAAGGAATGGGTTTACTGCGAgttttactcttttttattctttaattaTTACGTGGCTTATTAGATTATTAGGTACTCCATTATTCCTTATACATGTGGATGGTAGATGGTGCGTTACTGGCTTTTGAATATAGtattttgaccatttatttcatttcaaaatttagtgtCAATATGTGAAAGTATAATGCTTAAGGTatgtttaatgataaaataggtcataataaaataaataatacatataaatttttagtgaaACGAACTATGAAACATCATGCCTAAAATTAACGGcattatatatttcaaaaccgGGCTAGTAATGGATTTTCTCGGTCTAGTACCTCTTGATTGTGCAGTAGAGCTGTACAACAGTGCGTTGGGCTGGGCAAGACTCGAAGATGAAGTACAGATTAAACTGAAACAGGACAGCCTTGCAACCTAGGCGACTTTAGTTTTGGTGTTCATGATCATGCAGCTAGAGAAGTCGTTAGACAGGTGCTCcattttaatttgatataactcatcaattcGGTAGCTAGCCTCAAAGGAATACATGGTAGTAGtaaatcttttaagattaggGATGAAAACAGTTGGTAAACAgacaaatcatttttaaatctGTATAATTCTTTGAGACGATATCAGAAATAGTAAGTCGGGAATAAAAACGGTATCGGAAATATCGGTATATGAGAAATTGAATTATTCGATCGGAAACATGTCGGCAACGGTCGGAATACTCCAATccgataatttattttagaaaataaactacaggtATATTAAATTGATAATAAGTTTGAGAATTTAACTAAGTGATAGGTAGGTTCATAAACCACAATAAAACGAAATacacaaatagaaaaatatgcaaCATGAGCATTTTTACgatccttgagtaggtaccgagaggtaccaaaattttagtataaaattgctcaacaCAACATAGGGTAGTAGATAAGATACACCAGACAATACTAGACATTGCATTGGATAATAGACAGTTCACAATCACatataggccgcgttcggctagaCGGGGGAAGAGGGTAGGTTATCcagcgcgaaaaacgtagtaatcgattagtacatgattaattaattattaattattaaaaaatataaaatatattgatatgatttttttaaaacaacttttctatagaaaatttacgcaaaaaatacaccgtttagcagctCGGGAAATGTGCGAGCAAAAAACGACGGCGCTTAGATATCTAACCTGGGGTGCAGAACGGGGCCATAGTCAGTCATTGATTCCCTCAACTTGAGTAGTTGGGTTTTGGggttaagtttaaaatttaaattgtcttGTAAACAATTATAACTACGAAACAATAAAAGCCCAAAccgtttttttcttcaaactaaacaagtcctAAGCGTTACAACACTATAATAGCTACTCACTTCATCTTAAATATTACGCAGGATAGTATTTGAATCATCCTTGTACTACGAAACTAGATCATGTACAAATTCATAGTATGAGAAGCTACCATATCATATTCCACTTAGGCAGCTCTAATATACTTGCTAAGAGCGTCCGGGTCCTCTGCAATAACAACAGAGAACACTGTTTGAATAGTGCTCCGAGTCTTTGTTACACTGATTTGCATTGGAACAGTAGAGGACACTGTAGAACCAGTAACGTAACAGTGTGCTGATGTCCTGTATACATTGTTTATGCTGTAGCACGGTACTGTAACGTCGTTTTTAGGCCCgtttagtttgcaatttttttaaaaaaatatcgcatcaaatttttaaacacatatttgaagtattaaatgcagtctaattacaaaataaatttcggatttcgcctgaaaaccgcaagacaaatcttttgagtctaattaatttgtcattagcacatgttggttactgtagcacttatggctaattacgttctaattagacttaaaagattcgtctcacgatttcccccataaccgtgtaattagttttaatgttcatatatatttaatgctttatttagatgtccaaaaatttaatgtgatgtttctagaaaaagtttttaagaattaaacagggcctaagccGTTTGATGGAGATCAgacattcaaaaatatagGCCAATGCAAAGGCACCGTAACACCTCTACATTTTAATCTCAGATAAGGAGGTGTATGGAGAGAGATTTAAAATGGTGCAGTACTGTAGAGTCCTGATGCTACCCTGCCTATGGCTTATTTTTGGCACATGGtgtaaataataaacatactactccgtcccaaaaaaaaatttctagggTTTTGTTTGTggagcgtttgaccatccgcttatttgaaaaagaatattaaaaattaaaaaaatagtcacatataaaatactatttatgttttatcatataataacaataaaaaaattaatcataaaaaaattcaaataaaatgaatagtcaaaaattctatccaaaaatttagaaattcgtttattttgggatgcaGCATATAATTCAATCGATTGAGTTATTGAAGTGGAACGGTGGAACGGGATGAAGTAAAAGGCAAACGGAGGAGTATTCTTTGTCTAGTTTCGGCATATAGGCTAAACATTAAAGGAAAATAGTAAGAGATAGCACCATCTGATATGATATGGCAGATGATAGCTCACGTTCACGGACTATACGATAAAGCTGTCCTCAGCAACATTTTAAGATGAAAGTGTATATTTGCGCTCCACTAACGGAGACAGGTAGCTACTACAGTGACTACCACTATTCTGCTGACATCACGCGCTGGCTGACGTGGCAGCGCCACGCTGGCAGCATCCATCCCTTGAATTCCTCTGCCTCTAGTTGTGGCGGACCATCGCCTCGCATCGCTGTTGCGTGCGCCGCCAGCCCAATTTCGGGCGTGGGTCGCCGTCCTGATGGAAACATCTCAACGAGCTATGCTTATGATCCTCCTTTTCTGCTCCCTGTTCTTTACTTGTACATTTGtcgcatatgcatatatatggtttATGGTTTATGTGTATTCGTTAACACGTATACAGATCTAGACAATGCCAGAAGTAATACATCGGTACCGAGGGAGTAATTATTTGTTGAGCCtaagttcatatatatatacatatacaactTATAAGTTGCTACCAAAATCTAAACTTTAAAgttatagagtttttttatttttttcattgtaatttcctttttcaattttaaatcattaagtaCACGGGTACATCACCTAATGTGCACACTGTCACGCATCCCAGGCTCTACCTCGTTTGACTACATATACGTTACCAAACCAAAAATGTACTTATTACTGAAGAAACAATGGCATTTTGGTGTAGCAAGTTGCTAGTCTTGATTAAGAGCCTAGAGCTCAGGCTTCAATCTGGTTAATTACTCACCACACTAGGCGAAGACCATGCAAATTAAGCTCCCCCTGTACAGATTGGACCCTCGCATGTGACACCATTGAAGCGTTGAACTGCTGAAGCACCCGTCCATTTCATATCCAGCTGCCAGGCCAACACAGTGTTGCTGATGTGACCATCTACCATATGATGCATATATACGTAAGCTGGTCATAAACACTCCCAAGTGTCCATGGCTACTAGTACTTGCTAATTAGAGCTTCTTGCCTTGCTCTGCTCCAATAATTTTGGTGATCTGTTGTGATATCATGGTTGATTGGCTGTTGCATGGTCAATGGTGGTGCACTAATGGAAGAAGACATAtataggtcttgtttagtttctcaaattttttcttaaaaacatcacatcgaatctttggatatctaaataaagcattaaatatagatgaaccaaaaaactaattgcacagttacgaaagaaatcttaagataaatcttttgagcctaattagtccatgattagccataagtgttacagtaaccaacatgtgctaatgacggattaattaggctcaaaagattcgtctcgcggttaggctagccgtgaaattcgttttttcattcgtgtccgaaaaccccttccgacatctgatcaaacatttaatgtgatactttttttcaaaaattttctcaatccaaACACCACCGTAGTACATGCAATAACTGAACTAAGTGCAGTCCTGCCTCGATCTCAGGACAGGACAGGACAGGAACCCCAATTTTCAGAGTTGATGGCATGTaataatgcaaaaaaaaatggaacaatGAATCATGAATGCATCATGTTGGCATAAACACATGCTTCGCATGGACGCTATGGCATTTTTCTACCACATCATTTACACCGAGGTCGAGCCGTACGGCCATGGAGCTTCGACATGGGGATTGCTGCCATCCGTCCATGTCAACGCTCGGTTTCCCTTGCTAATTAAAATCCCGTGTGTGTCTCCCgaaaacaaaatcaagagGGGACAGTTCTTCTTGCACCTgtgtatttaaatttgagtgTTTCAAGATTTGTGGCAGAGGGAGGGGTTGGGTTTTGTTTCACCGATGGGGTCTTCGTCTTGCTCcagggccgcggcggccgccggtgaggaggagatgtcgtcgtcgacggcagcgacgacggACGGTGCCGCGTCGAGGCTCGGCGTCGCCGGTGCTCTGGGCATGTCGGTCACGTCGTCTGTGGCCATTGTCATCTGCAACAAGTACCTCATCAGCACCCTCGGCTTCTTCTTCGGTCAGTGaaaattgcttttttttttctactttgaGAGAGTTTTCAGAACTGTAGCCCGTCCGACAAATTCTCTTTTGTCAAGTACTAGTATCTGTAAACAGTAGTAATGTTGGAACTGTGAACAAAAATTGCAGCAACGACGCTGACGAGCTGGCACCTCATGGTGACATTCTGCACGCTGTACGTCGCGCAGCGCCTGCGGTTCTTCGAGGCGAAGCCGATCGACGCGCGGACCGTCGTCTCCTTCGGCTTGCTGAATGGCATCTCCATTGGCCTCCTCAACCTTTGCCTTGGGTTCAACTCGGTTGGCTTCTACCAGGCAAGCTTGGACCATCCACATTGCTATGATCCATTCCCCAATCACTGAATTTTCGTTCTTGcagtttcatttttctaacttCTGAATTTTAATTATGGCTGTTTTTCATCTGCAGATGACCAAGCTGGCGATTATACCATTCACCATGCTCTTGGAAACCATCTTTCTTAGCAAGAAGTTCAGGTGCAAACTGTCGAATTCCTCCTCACATTTTCTGACACCCAAGTTGGAGTTTGATGCAACCAATCAaagctgaattttttttctcactgtTTCACAACGCTGTAACACTGCGTGCAGCCGGAGCATCAAGGCCTCTCTGATGGTGCTGCTCCTCGGCGTCGGCATCGCGTCGGTCACCGATCtccagctcaacctcctcggCTCGATCATCGCCGTGCTCACCATCGCCGCGACATGTGTCAGCCAGATCGTATCCTTCCTTCTCGATCGATAGCCAGGGCAGCTAGAGCGAGCTAGCTCGCACGCATGAACTGATCGCTTCTGAATCCTGCACAAATTGTGTCTCCTTCACCTCGAGCAAAACTGAAAGCTGACCAACCAAATCCAGAGGAGGCTGAAGGTGTCGTCCACGCAGCTGCTGTACCAGTCGTCGCCGTACCAGTCCGCCGTGCTGCTCGTCACCGGCCCGTTCGTCGACAGGCTCCTCACCAACCGCGACGTCTTCGCCTTCTCCTACACCATGCAAGTCGTGGTACGTAACGCAGGGTAGAAGGGAATCGATTCGACTCGCCGCCATGGCGGGCTGACCTCGTGGCGTGTTCGTGTTCGTGCAGGCGTTCATCGTGCTGTCGTGCTCGATCGCGGTGTGCGTGAACTTCAGCACGTTCCTGGTGATCGGGACGACGTCGCCGGTGACGTACCAGGTGCTGGGCCACCTCAAGACGTGCCTCATCCTCTCCTTCGGCTACGTGCTGCTCCGGGACCCCTTCACCTTCCGCAACGTCGCCGGCATCCTCGTCGCCATCTTCGGCATGGGCCTCTACTCCTTCTTCTCCGTCTCCGAGAGCCGCAAGAAGGCCGAgggcccctcgccgccgctgccgctctcctcctcccaggTCAccaacctcctcctcctcctcctcctcctctcttttaGCATCTCATCACCTCCCTTGCTGTCTTGACATTGTCGTCGTGGGTGTTGCAGATGGGGGAGAAGGACGCGGAGCCGCTGctgggcggcgcggcggcgaagagctCGCCGTGGAACGAGGCGAAGGGCGTGCAGAGCTTCGACGAGGTGCCGAGGACGGCGAAGACCGCCTTCACCCGGCCGTAAGATCGATCGGTGAAGACGATCGAACGCGTGCATCGCGTAGGACAGTAGCTAGTGAAATCTGAGCCATCTGTGATGTGATAGAGCAACGAAATTTGagcaaaaaattacatatatatcatgCGACGTCGTCCCATCTCACCGCAATTcgttcctttttttaaaaaaaaattctagatgGCATAATGTATTGGTTTGTTGGATTTTTCTGTGGCTCCCAAGAACTGAAAAAGATCGATCTTTTTGTACATGAGCTTGAACTGCATCCTCTGTTTGAATCAGGCCTAAACTGTGTTGAGAGATCTTGTAGCAGGTTCTGCTACTCAAAAATCTCCAGCTCTACAAATCATCGAGAGCTATGAAACTCAGTTAGTTGTAAAATGAACCGGTAGCCTCCAGATTTTCACCAGTTAGATAGTTATCGAATGCTTTTCGTAGGGGCAAGATGAGGCTCGCAGCTGGCGCTCtaatattaaacttgctctgaCAAGTGGTtccaaattctaaaaatataaattatcgcAGTAATCAAGTAATGGTAGAGTAAGTTGATCGAAAACGAATGCCAGAAGTGTGGCGAGGTCTAGCACAGTAGCACTGATCTCTGGCTTCTCAAACTGGGTGGACCTAACACTGGGCTGGCTCATCTGTGCTGTTCTTGTAAGATGTACTCTGCATGGCCTAAACTGCCTGGGCTTAGGCTGGCTAGTGGCAACCGAGTTCGGTTTAGACTGCGTTCTCGTTGGATTGAGATCCTCTGCTATTATGATCATTGACGTGTagattttatcatttatggGACCCACATATCGGTAACTATAATGTCACTGCTATAATAATAGAGGATTCAGATCCTTGTTAGTTGGGGTAAGTAATCACAGTAGCAGACAGAAGCCTTTTTTCCGCGGCTAAAATCGCCACACCTTTCATCTAGTCGGGCATCACCTGTATGTGTCCAAAGTGACAGAGAGGGCATCTCAGCATCTGAGCCGCCTCTACTTTCGCCATCCATTTTCGCCATTTGAGAACTTTGGCGGTCCACTTCAGATGAGCACTTGGGAAAAAGCTGAACCGCACGAGGGAAAATCCTAGTCAGGGGAATGTTCTTTTGATGCCacccaagttttttttaaaaaaggtgGCCCGTTACCTGCCACCTGCTTTTATCTGGGTGGGAGTAATTGAACGGTAAGAGCATAAATTTGGTTattcatatcttcatttagatgatcgTTTAAAACAGCTTCATCCTTTcgtatctctttgtactccagcaaattatctatatataacatcctccatatctctttggagaatGAAGAGAGaccatctaaatatagagtttctttcttctaacagggatgacatctaaaaatagatgatgagatagatgttcagctggagctcaatttttacCCTGCATTCTCTTTTCTAGGATAGAGTGTGGGATGGAGGTGCtgctggggatgctctaaaaGCCCTCCTAGTGCACACGTTGCGTGAGAGTTTATTAGTAGATCCAATCACTAGCTAAATATGTATAATAGATTAGCTACAAGATTGGTTCTAATATATTCCttctatctctttctctcactTCTCTCATTTCTATATGTAATGCAAATACTTT
It encodes the following:
- the LOC102722897 gene encoding UDP-xylose transporter 1-like isoform X2 produces the protein MSSSTAATTDGAASRLGVAGALGMSVTSSVAIVICNKYLISTLGFFFATTLTSWHLMVTFCTLYVAQRLRFFEAKPIDARTVVSFGLLNGISIGLLNLCLGFNSVGFYQMTKLAIIPFTMLLETIFLSKKFSRSIKASLMVLLLGVGIASVTDLQLNLLGSIIAVLTIAATCVSQILTNQIQRRLKVSSTQLLYQSSPYQSAVLLVTGPFVDRLLTNRDVFAFSYTMQVVAFIVLSCSIAVCVNFSTFLVIGTTSPVTYQVLGHLKTCLILSFGYVLLRDPFTFRNVAGILVAIFGMGLYSFFSVSESRKKAEGPSPPLPLSSSQMGEKDAEPLLGGAAAKSSPWNEAKGVQSFDEVPRTAKTAFTRP
- the LOC102722897 gene encoding UDP-xylose transporter 1-like isoform X1 is translated as MGSSSCSRAAAAAGEEEMSSSTAATTDGAASRLGVAGALGMSVTSSVAIVICNKYLISTLGFFFATTLTSWHLMVTFCTLYVAQRLRFFEAKPIDARTVVSFGLLNGISIGLLNLCLGFNSVGFYQMTKLAIIPFTMLLETIFLSKKFSRSIKASLMVLLLGVGIASVTDLQLNLLGSIIAVLTIAATCVSQILTNQIQRRLKVSSTQLLYQSSPYQSAVLLVTGPFVDRLLTNRDVFAFSYTMQVVAFIVLSCSIAVCVNFSTFLVIGTTSPVTYQVLGHLKTCLILSFGYVLLRDPFTFRNVAGILVAIFGMGLYSFFSVSESRKKAEGPSPPLPLSSSQMGEKDAEPLLGGAAAKSSPWNEAKGVQSFDEVPRTAKTAFTRP